A stretch of the Ornithodoros turicata isolate Travis chromosome 4, ASM3712646v1, whole genome shotgun sequence genome encodes the following:
- the LOC135392625 gene encoding protein FAM32A-like, translating to MSEYEAVARGPLKFKSSSGIKKKKKKDKDLAKKMEQAARAPAETYTPQVNAIHKTKAEKAFLKMQEKRQIERIMEKASKTHKQRVEEFNRHLDLLTEHYDIPKVSWTK from the exons ATGTCTGAGTACGAAGCCGTTGCAAGAGGACCTCTGAAGTTCAAAAGTAGTTCGGGTATCAAGAA gaagaagaagaaggacaaGGACCTTGCTAAGAAAATGGAACAAGCTGCCAGAGCACCGGCAGAGACATATACACCGCAAGTGAACGCAATCCATAAAACGAAAGCTGAAAAAGCATTTCTCAAGatgcaagagaaaagg CAAATCGAGAGAATTATGGAGAAGGCATCAAAGACCCACAAGCAGAGGGTGGAG GAATTTAACCGGCACTTGGATTTGTTGACCGAGCATTACGACATCCCCAAAGTGAGCTGGACCAAGTGA
- the LOC135390738 gene encoding mitochondrial potassium channel ATP-binding subunit-like, whose amino-acid sequence MISIASASCKHWCNNTVKTLLVRRPTLNTHVWKQIPRNVTRSLHAPPSGRQTKLPFPSVWLFGSGCVVFGAAKCALSPAAHCRVGGGHKTRVYDEPRNNNVKFDWKTFFHYLKPDWLLLLIAVFSALAVAFVNIKIPVCLGDVVNVLSHFTRSAGDEAADHADRVAQFFAEIREPALKLVGIYVMQSALTTIYISTLAHAGERFATRLRQAMMDAILRQDITFFDKTKTGEIMSSLSGDVQDFKSAFKLCISQGIRSVAQTVGCVMSLYYISPEMTTRMLTVLPVIIAAGTVFGSLLRSLSRAAQEQTAKAVGIADEAIGNIRTVRAFAMEDSEAKFFETETKKAEQLHASLGVGIGCFQGVTNLAINGIVLGVLYMGGNMMEANQLSPGKLMSFLVATQMIQRSLAQLFMLFGHYIRGITSGARVLEYINMKDNITITGGIQLPLETLRGDIVFKNVSFAYPSRPKQYVLEDFSLQLPAGKVVAICGPSGSGKSTVAALLERFYDLKEGSITIDGHNLSELDPTWLRGKVIGFISQEPVLFATSIMENIRYGRPDATDEDVYEAARQAHAHEFITSFSKKYDTVLGERGVTISGGQKQRIAIARALLKNPHILILDEATSALDAESEKVVQATLDEVVKGRTVLVIAHRLSTIRNADIIAVLLDGNIVEIGDHNSLTRQKGMYWKLTHHHEHVRPSG is encoded by the exons ATGATCTCGATAGCATCTGCATCGTGTAAGCATTGGTGTAACAATACGGTCAAAACACTTCTTGTGAG GAGACCAACGTTGAATACTCATGTCTGGAAGCAGATCCCACGCAATGTTACAAGGTCCTTACACGCTCCGCCAAGCGGCAGGCAAACGAAACTTCCTTTCCCATCGGTTTGGCTCTTCGGCAGTGGCTGCGTTGTATTTGGAGCCGCCAAATGCGCGCTATCCCCAGCAGCACACTGCAGAGTGGGTGGCGGCCACAAGACCAGAGTATACGACGAACCCAGAAACAATAATGTGAAATTTGACTGGAAAACATTTTTCCACTACTTGAAACCTGACTGGCTCCTCTTACTTATCGCTGTCTTT AGTGCACTGGCAGTGGCATTCGTCAATATCAAGATACCCGTATGCCTGGGCGATGTCGTCAACGTGCTGAGCCACTTCACGAGAAGCGCAGGTGATGAAGCCGCGGACCATGCCGACAGGGTGGCACAGTTCTTCGCAGAAATTCGAGAGCCGGCGCTGAAGCTTGTAGGCATCTACGTGATGCAG AGTGCCCTGACAACAATCTATATATCTACATTGGCTCACGCTGGCGAGAGGTTTGCTACCAGGCTCCGTCAAGCCATGATGGACGCTATTTTGAGACAAGATATAACTTTCTTCGATAAGACCAAAACAGGCGAAATTATGAGCAG CCTGAGCGGTGACGTACAAGACTTCAAAAGTGCCTTCAAACTCTGCATCTCGCAGGGCATACGGAGCGTCGCTCAA ACCGTAGGTTGTGTCATGTCCCTATATTACATTTCGCCAGAAATGACAACGCGAATGTTGACGGTACTGCCAGTCATCATCGCGGCTGGTACCGTCTTCGGGTCGCTTCTTCGATCACTGTCGAGAGCAGCTCAGGAACAG ACGGCAAAAGCTGTCGGAATCGCGGACGAAGCCATCGGTAACATACGAACGGTCAGAGCTTTTGCTATGGAGGATTCTGAAGCGAA GTTCTTCGAGACAGAAACGAAAAAGGCTGAGCAGCTTCATGCCTCGCTCGGCGTCGGGATTGGTTGCTTCCAGGGCGTTACCAACTTGGCCATCAATG GAATAGTGCTCGGAGTCCTCTATATGGGGGGCAACATGATGGAAGCCAACCAGCTATCGCCAGGAAAACTCATGTCGTTTCTCGTCGCAACGCAGATGATTCAACG GTCCCTCGCACAGTTATTCATGCTCTTCGGCCACTATATTCGTGGAATTACATCTGGTGCCAGAGTGCTTGAG TATATCAACATGAAGGACAACATTACAATAACAGGAGGCATACAACTTCCCTTAGAAACATTGCGTGGCGACATTGTGTTCAAGAACGTATCCTTCGCGTACCCCAGCAGGCCAAAACAG TACGTTCTCGAGGACTTCTCTCTGCAACTTCCTGCTGGCAAGGTGGTCGCAATTTGCGGGCCGTCTGGAAGTG GAAAGTCGACAGTCGCTGCTCTGCTCGAAAGGTTCTACGACCTCAAAGAAGGCAGTATTACCATAGATGGGCACAACTTGTCCGAACTCGACCCAACTTGGTTACGAGGAAAAGTGATTGGCTTTATCAGCCAG GAACCGGTGTTGTTTGCCACGAGCATCATGGAAAATATACGCTATGGACGACCAGATGCGACTGATGAAGAT GTATACGAAGCAGCGAGACAAGCACACGCTCACGAGTTCATCACGTCCTTCTCCAAGAAATATGACACCGTCTTGGGAGAACGCGGTGTCACCATCTCCGGTGGACAGAAGCAACGAATCGCCATCGCCAGGGCGCTCCTAAAAAATCCCCACATTTTAATACTCGACGAAGCCACTAG TGCCTTGGATGCTGAATCCGAAAAAGTTGTACAAGCGACGCTGGATGAAGTTGTTAAGG GTAGGACAGTGCTCGTGATCGCACACAGACTTTCGACCATCAGAAACGCGGACATAATTGCCGTGCTCTTGGACGGCAACATTGTCGAG ATCGGTGACCACAACTCCCTGACCCGGCAGAAGGGCATGTACTGGAAGCTGACGCACCATCACGAGCACGTGCGGCCTAGTGGCTAA
- the LOC135392626 gene encoding uncharacterized protein LOC135392626, with protein MHQAEFERRWAALHHHSTVRVCDGAPTQERSSRAGYAALPWYRHIAPRLPLPPPLAFTETRRLASLHDWHVGYPNVVPRPLPGTEVQFRAEHPRFNHSWTPQPYTAPHQNVQVAFKPLDTSPVKQTPQRAHTAAVECSVDHGSSPCSLLECHTSSDEAEPFDSNQESERLIKIHNLAEEIVAKNANTETDQEDIESKPINVPRRRKQKSPRKSAVANDPDFRGAVLGMKFKVVSGEPRLSLEHHFINLTRRRVLRPRLRYFSGDFSDSDDEYGIKLPAGSSGKQCASCSTKVTPLWRDAEDGTPLCNACGIRYKKYKVRCTRCWHIPRKTENTGVRCKVCGASYRYPVFRKSSLPC; from the exons ATGCATCAAGCTGAGTTCGAGCGTCGTTGGGCCGCGCTTCACCACCACTCGACAGTCCGCGTCTGTGATGGTGCGCCGACGCAGGAAAGATCCAGCCGAGCAGGCTACGCAGCCCTGCCATG GTACAGACATATAGCACCTAGACTTCCTCTGCCCCCACCTTTGGCATTCACCGAAACACGACGGCTTGCCTCACTCCATGACTGGCATGTGGGCTACCCCAACGTCGTACCTAGACCCTTACCCGGCACAGAAGTCCAATTTCGAGCCGAACACCCACGCTTCAATCACTCGTGGACACCACAACCCTACACTGCTCCACACCAGAACGTCCAAGTCGCCTTCAAGCCATTAGACACCAGCCCTGTCAAGCAGACGCCGCAGCGAGCACATACGGCTGCTGTCGAATGCTCTGTCGACCACGGCAGTTCGCCGTGTTCTCTGTTGGAATGTCATACAAGCTCTGATGAAGCCGAGCCGTTCGATAGCAATCAAGAGTCAGAAAGATTGATCAAGATCCATAACCTTGCTGAAGAAATTGTGGCGAAAAATGCAAATACTGAAACAGATCAGGAGGACATAGAGTCAAAGCCGATCAACGTGCCACGAAGAAGAAAACAGAAGTCCCCAAGAAAGAGCGCTGTAGCTAATGATCCAGATTTTCGAGGAGCTGTGCTGGGCATGAAATTCAAAGTAGTCAGTGGAGAACCGAGACTATCGCTAGAGCATCATTTTAT TAACCTGACGCGGAGACGTGTTCTGCGTCCGAGATTACGGTACTTTTCTGGCGACTTCAGTGATTCAGATGACGAGTATGGAATCAAGCTGCCCGCGGGCTCGTCAG GAAAGCAATGTGCCTCCTGCTCAACCAAGGTAACACCGCTGTGGAGAGACGCTGAGGACGGCACGCCGTTATGCAACGCTTGCGGGATCAG GTACAAAAAGTACAAAGTCCGATGCACTCGTTGCTGGCACATTCCAAGGAAGACTGAGAACACAGGGGTGCGGTGTAAGGTGTGTGGAGCATCGTACCGCTACCCAGTATTCAGAAAATCTTCTTTGCCATGCTGA
- the LOC135390739 gene encoding coatomer subunit alpha-like, whose translation MLTKFETKSARVKGLSFHPKRPWILASLHNGIIQLWDYRMCTLLDKFDEHEGPVRGICFHNQQPLFVSGGDDYQIKVWNYKQRRCIFTLLGHLDYIRTTTFHHEYPWILSASDDQTIRVWNWQSRACICVLTGHTHYVMCAQFHPTEDLMVSASLDQSIRVWDMAGLRKKNVAPGPGGLEDHLKNPGHTDLFGTSDAIVRHFLDGHERGVNWAVFHPTMPLVVSGADDRQIKLWRMNDTKAWEVDTCRGHYCNVSCVVFHPRQELILSNSEDKSIRVWDMSKRTCLHTMRREQDRFWILASHPSLNLFAAGHDNGMILFKLERERPAFALHGNLLYYAKDRYLRRLDFTTSKDVALLQFRGGNRCPVFSMSYNPAESSVLLNTRTSNADNSTYDLCSVPHTVDSQNPEVVEGKRSSGLTAVWVARNRFAVLDRNHNVVIKNMRNEVNKKVQTPPNVDEIFFAGTGMLLLRDFDGLILFDVTQGRHLGSVKVAKVKYVVWSVDMNHVALLSKHTLTVCNRRLEVLCSVQESTRVKSGAWDDSGVFVYTTSNHIKYTLTNGDHGIIRTLDLPIYITRVKDSSVYCLDRECRPRVLGIDPTEYRFKLALVNRKYEEVLHMVRNAKLIGQSIIAYLQKKGYPEVALHFVKDEKTRFALALECGNIDVALEAARTLDDKTCWEKLGEAALLQGNHQVVEMSYQRTKNFDKLSFLYLITGNLTKLQKMLKIAEIRKDASGQFTNALYLGDMQERVKILKSCGQVSLAYLCAKTHGLTEEAEALAPHIPNLESLGQPDPDAELLVPPPPIQPCDENWPLLSVTRGFFDGVSHGKKTAMAAEVTEAEAEGWGDDAELALDEDGVSGECKVVADSMEAGEGGWDVDEDLELPPELAEAGGPSAGAGDEGYFVPPTRGVSQGQLWVNNSKLPVDHVLAGSFESACRLLHDQVGAVCFEPLRSLFLSTYARSHTAFTGLPQLPCLYGYPVRKDPSSAKGGLPAVGCKLSDLLDRLQLCYQLTTSGKFAEAVEKFRSLLLSVLLLAVDTRQEVAEAQQLLEVCREYVIGLSLETERKSQPRETLDQQKRACEMAVYFTHCQLQPVHQILTLRTALNLFFKLKNYKTAGSLARRLLELGPRPDVASQTRKILQACDKTPTDMHELNYDEHNPFSLCAKTYVPIYRGKPEVHCPLCGASYVPEFKGTVCTVCSVAEVGKDTIGLRISTIQFR comes from the exons ATGTTGACGAAGTTTGAGACTAAGTCGGCACGAGTCAAAGGACTGAGTTTTCATCCAAAAAGACCGTGGATCCTTGCCAGTCTTCACAATGGCATTATCCAACTCTGGGACTACCGAATGTGCACATTGCTCGATAAGTTTGACGAGCACGAAGGACCTGTAAGAGGCATTTGCTTCCATAACCAACAGCCCTTGTTTGTTTCTGGTGGCGATGACTACCAAATTAAG GTGTGGAACTACAAGCAGCGCCGCTGCATCTTCACTCTGCTGGGGCACTTGGACTACATCCGCACCACCACTTTCCACCACGAGTACCCGTGGATTTTGAGCGCTTCGGATGACCAGACCATTCGAGTCTGGAACTGGCAATCGCGGGCATGCATATGTGTGCTTACAGGCCACACGCACTATGTAATGTGTGCCCAGTTCCATCCCACGGAAGACCTCATGGTGTCAGCTTCACTGGACCAGTCCATCCGCGTGTGGGACATGGCAGGCCTCAGGAAGAAAAATGTTGCTCCAGGACCTGGTGGTCTCGAGGACCACCTCAAGAATCCTGGCCATACGGACCTGTTTGGAACGTCTGATGCCATTGTTCGGCACTTCCTTGATG GCCATGAGCGTGGTGTCAACTGGGCAGTCTTCCACCCCACCATGCCCCTGGTGGTGTCCGGTGCGGATGACCGTCAGATCAAGTTGTGGCGCATGAACGACACCAAGGCATGGGAGGTTGACACTTGCAGAGGTCACTATTGCAATGTGTCATGTGTTGTCTTCCACCCTAG ACAAGAACTGATCTTGAGCAACTCGGAAGACAAGAGCATCCGTGTATGGGACATGTCCAAACGCACCTGTCTTCACACCATGCGCCGCGAACAGGATCGCTTCTGGATTCTCGCTAGTCATCCCAGTCTGAACCTCTTTGCCGCAGGTCATGATAATG GCATGATTCTCTTTAAGCTGGAACGCGAGAGGCCGGCCTTTGCCCTGCACGGAAACCTGCTGTACTACGCCAAGGACCGTTACTTGAGACGCCTGGATTTCACCACTTCCAAGGACGTTGCTCTCCTGCAGTTCCGTGGAGGCAACCGCTGTCCAGTGTTCAG CATGTCCTACAATCCTGCAGAGTCCTCTGTCCTGCTGAACACGCGGACTTCCAACGCTGACAACAGCACCTACGACCTCTGCTCTGTCCCACACACTGTGGACTCTCAAAACCCAGAGGTGGTAGAAGGGAAACGTTCTTCCGGACTCACCGCCGTCTGGGTGGCCAGAAACCGCTTTGCCGTGCTGGACCGCAATCACAAT GTTGTAATCAAAAACATGAGGAATGAAGTGAACAAGAAAGTGCAGACCCCACCAAACGTAGACGAGATCTTCTTTGCCGGAACCGGAATGCTGCTTCTCAGGGACTTCGACGGTCTCATCCTGTTTGACGTCACCCAAGGAAG GCACCTGGGATCCGTGAAAGTGGCCAAGGTGAAGTACGTGGTGTGGAGCGTGGACATGAACCACGTGGCCCTGCTCTCGAAGCACACGCTGACTGTCTGCAACCGACGTCTCGAAGTCCTCTGTAGCGTCCAGGAGAGCACCAGGGTCAAGAGTGGCGCGTGGGACGACTCGGGCGTTTTTGTCTATACCACTTCCAACCACATTAAGTACACTCTCACAAATGG CGATCACGGAATAATCCGTACCCTCGACCTGCCCATCTACATCACCCGTGTCAAGGACTCTAGCGTTTACTGCCTGGACCGAGAGTGCAGACCCCGCGTCCTGGGCATCGACCCAACCGAATACCGCTTCAAGCTCGCTCTCGTAAACAGAAAGTACGAAGAG GTTCTACACATGGTGCGAAACGCCAAGCTCATCGGCCAGTCCATAATCGCCTACCTCCAGAAGAAGGGTTACCCCGAAGTTGCTCTGCATTTTGTTAAGGACGAGAAGACTAGGTTTGCACTGGCTCTCGAGTGTGGGAACATTGAC GTCGCACTTGAAGCCGCCAGAACGCTGGACGACAAAACCTGTTGGGAGAAACTGGGAGAGGCAGCGTTGTTACAGGGAAATCACCAG GTGGTTGAAATGTCGTACCAGCGGACTAAGAATTTCGACAAGCTCTCTTTCCTGTACCTCATAACTGGCAACTTGACCAAGCTGCAGAAAATGCTGAAGATCGCAGAAATTCGAAAGGATGCCAGCGGACAGTTCACCAACGCCCTCTACCTGGGCGACATGCAGGAGCGTGTCAAGATCCTCAAG TCCTGCGGACAGGTGTCCTTGGCGTACCTCTGTGCAAAGACCCACGGCCTGACTGAAGAGGCAGAGGCCCTGGCCCCACACATTCCAAACCTGGAGTCCTTGGGACAACCAGACCCTGATGCGGAGCTCCTGGTGCCTCCGCCACCTATCCAACCGTGTGACGAAAACTGGCCTCTCCTGAGCGTCACTCGTGGCTTCTTTGACGGAGTCAGCCACGGAAAGAAGACAGCTATGGCGGCTGAGGTCACAGAGGCAGAAGCCGAAG GCTGGGGCGACGACGCTGAACTTGCCCTCGACGAAGACGGTGTGTCGGGcgaatgcaaagttgtggctgACTCTATGGAAGCTGGTGAAGGTGGCTGGGACGTTGATGAAGACCTCGAGTTGCCACCAGAACTGGCAGAAGCTGGCGGCCCTTCCGCCGGAGCCGGCGACGAGGGCTACTTTGTTCCCCCTACACGTGGTGTGTCTCAGGGCCAGCTCTGGGTCAACAACTCCAAGCTCCCAGTGGACCACGTGCTTGCTGGATCTTTCGAATCCGCCTGCAGACTCCTCCACGACCAAGTGGGCGCCGTCTGCTTCGAGCCGTTGCGTTCCCTGTTTCTTTCCACGTATGCACGTTCCCACACAGCCTTCACCGGCCTTCCCCAGCTCCCGTGCCTCTACGGCTATCCGGTGCGCAAGGACCCATCCTCAGCCAAGGGAGGCTTACCAGCTGTTGGTTGCAAGCTGTCAGACCTGCTGGACCGTCTTCAGCTCTGCTACCAACTGACCACGTCTGGAAAGTTTGCTGAAGCCGTCGAAAAGTTCCGTTCCCTCCTCCTGTCCGTGCTCCTCCTGGCTGTCGACACGCGGCAAGAAGTGGCGGAAGCGCAGCAGCTTCTCGAAGTCTGCAGGGAGTACGTCATCGGGCTTTCACTCGAGACCGAACGGAAGAGTCAGCCCAGAGAGACGCTGGACCAGCAGAAGAGGGCGTGCGAGATGGCCGTGTACTTTACCCACTGCCAGCTGCAGCCAGTGCATCAGATCCTAACCCTACGAACGGCCCTGAACCTGTTTTTCAAGCTGAAGAACTACAAGACTGCTGGATCTCTGGCACGAAGACTCTTAGAGCTGGGGCCACGCCCAGACGTCGCCAGCCAGACGCGCAAGATCCTGCAGGCGTGCGACAAGACACCCACGGACATGCACGAGTTGAACTACGACGAGCACAATCCATTCTCGCTGTGCGCCAAGACCTACGTGCCCATCTACAGGGGAAAGCCCGAAGTGCACTGCCCGCTCTGTGGAGCCAGCTACGTGCCAGAGTTCAAGGGCACGGTGTGCACCGTCTGCAGTGTTGCGGAAGTCGGAAAGGATACGATCGGCCTGCGTATCAGCACCATCCAGTTCCGTTGA